The nucleotide window AGTTCAACAGGAAATTATTAGTGATGGTAAAACCCAATGGACTTATTTGAAGGCCGACAAAGAAGTGCAGATAAACAATGCAGGGAAAGGCGATGATGAGTTGAATCCCGCCCAGTTATTTACCATATACCAACATGGTTATAAATACATTTATACCGGCGATCAGAAATTTAACGGCAAACTTTGCCAGGTGATAGATCTAAGTCCTGAAGATGCTGGGAAGAATTTTTTTAAGATACGCCTGAGTATTGACAAAGTTAAAAAGCAACTATACAGCGCTACGATATTTGATAAAGGCGGCAGTCACTATACCTACACCCTTAATACCATTACGCCAAATGTTAAGGTAAGTGATAGTGAATTTACTTTTGATAAAAAAGCACATCCGGGTGTTGAGGTAGTTGATTTAAGGTAATGTACCTGTTACCACGCCCTATCGCCAACCAAAGGTACAAACCTGAAGGTACCCAGTACAATTTTTTCGTAATCGTTATCGCCGGTTTTTAATACGGTCACCATTTTTTGGGCGTCTTCATTCCCAACGGGAATCACTATTATACCGCCAACTTTTAACTGCTTAAGCAAGACATCAGGCACGGTAGGCGCCCCGGCAGTTACGATTATTTTATCATAGGGCGCATGTGCAGCAATACCTATCGAGCCATCTCCCAAAAAGAAATTG belongs to Mucilaginibacter boryungensis and includes:
- a CDS encoding LolA family protein, with protein sequence MKKITLYIILLLTATHTFAQQDARAKAILSQVSAKFRAYNVVKTNFTFTMDNPQANAKQTQSGILLANAKTGKFKVTLFDPANKTVVQQEIISDGKTQWTYLKADKEVQINNAGKGDDELNPAQLFTIYQHGYKYIYTGDQKFNGKLCQVIDLSPEDAGKNFFKIRLSIDKVKKQLYSATIFDKGGSHYTYTLNTITPNVKVSDSEFTFDKKAHPGVEVVDLR